actgcaaaatAGAAGCTGGGACCTGATCTGATGACAGGGGCATTATAGCTGACATAGATAAGTACAAGGTCAACATTCATAGCCAGGCTAATAGAGGCAATTGCTACCTGCCTTACGATGATAACTCTGGTCTATATTACATATCTATATACtgaaataactattaattgtGCTCTTGTTCACAGTTGCGTGAATCCTAAAGCGGGCTTTGTGACATTCTCTATCACTACCTTTGAAAAGCACTTGAATGCCAGGAACATCCAACCTCGGCCATAGACTGGTAGAAAGACTTGGCTGTACGGCTTGGACATACTACATAGCTGCGGCAGACTTCTTAACACTCTTCCATTCCATACCAATAACTCCAACAGTCGATAGTGCAGCAAGGGCTACCGAGACATACCACGTTTCTGTGAGTGCATTGTTATATGCCCCCAGAACTCTGTCATAGAACCGAGGATCAATGGCGTCCTTCAAATCGGTCGCCCCAACATGCGTTATGATATTTGAACTTCCTCCTACCGTTTGTGAAACCTTATTCCAAAGGAGATTGCCAAAGATACTTTGAGCAGCTGATACAGATATTGCACCTCCCAGCATCTGGCAGAATGTGATAATGGCAGTTCCAATAGCAATATCAGCTTCCTCTAAAATGACCTGGGACGCGATGATGCCCAGTTGGATACCGCAACCAACTCCTGCCCCAAACAAAAATTGATATCCAATCCATTTCGGATGGCCGGTGTCCGTGTCGAAGGTTGTGATGAGACCTGCTCCAATAGTGGTCAAGATACAGCTTGCGTAAGCGAAGGGTACATAATGCCCGATAACGGTGACTCCTCCCCCTGCCACAAGCGAGAAAATGACCACTGAGAGAATCATGGGGAGACACATGATTCCTGACTTAACAGCAGAAACGCCCTTGATAGCCTGGAACCAAATAGGTATGTAAAAAACGATGGCGAAATATGCAGCGTTCAGCAGGAGAGTGAAGATACACGCAGACACAACAGTCCTTTGGCGAAATATTCGAGGCGGTATTGTAGCCTTGTCTGCCTTCCACACCTGGACAACAAAAAAGGCAGCGAGGAGGACAACGCCAAGGACAAGTGGACCTATGACCTTGCCAGAACTCCAGGAATACTGCGTTCCTCCCCATTGCAGAGCAAGCAATAGACATACCACACCGGGAAGAAAACAAACAGTGCCAATGGGATCCAGCTCGTTCAAATAAAATATCCAGGAGGTTCCTTTACAAGGGTTCTTTTGCTTGGGGATACGAACAGCAAATATAGCGGTAACCATGGCGACAGCACCTACGGGTAGGTTGATATAGAagctttagctagttaaCTTTCTGCAGCCTTGTCTTGCGAATAAAACTTACCACCATCGCCAAGTGACGTGGTCAACGAATGCCCCTCCCAGCAGTGGCCCAATAACAGATGCAACGCCATAAACAGATCCAAACATGCCATTGTCTGCAAATCCTAGTTAGAATAATATCACCACGCAAGCAAAAGTCACATACACATGGGCCTTTTGTCCAGTGGAACAGAATAAGCGATAATGATGAAGGCCCCTTGGAATATGCCAGCAGATCCAAATCCCGCGATGGCACGTCCAACGATAAGCGCCTCAGACGTCGGCGCAGCTCCGCAAATGGCGGAGCCAACCTCAAAAATGGCCATTGCCATAATGAAAACCCACTTTATGTCGAACAAAGTGTATAGTTTCCCGAAAAAGAGTTGGAAAGCGCATGTTGTTAGGAGGTAGGACGAACCGTACCATCCTATGTCGTTGAGAGACTTGAAGTCATCGGAAATTCGAGGTATCGCAGTCGCAATGATTGTGTTGTCCTGTAAATTCTATGATTAGACACGGCATAAATTCTGCGTCGACGACAATACTCACGAGAGCGACTAGAAGTACAGCGAGACAGAGCCCGACGATAAGAGACGTGAGGCGGAGGCCACTGGGATAGTCCGTCCTCGGAGTGCTTGGGTCATCGTTTCCAAGAGCCGCGTTACTTTCCTCTGTTGAGGGGCATTCTTGGGTAGCCGCACTTTTGGCCTTTTCGTTTTCACCTTCCAAGGTCATCCTAGTCGTAATACAGATATTGTCTGCGATAATTGAATGCCTTGTCTAACAGGATGTTACAATTGAAGATGTCTTTTGAAAGCGACACGAAGTAGTACATGGTAAGCCGCTAATGCAACGCTTTCATAGTTAAGTCTATTCGGGGTAAGGTTTTAGAAACCAGCAGCGGCCCGAACCCTTCACCCTCTCGGCCACCGACATGTTAGACCGACGATTTTGAAGC
The window above is part of the Fusarium musae strain F31 chromosome 6, whole genome shotgun sequence genome. Proteins encoded here:
- a CDS encoding hypothetical protein (EggNog:ENOG41~SMCOG1005:Drug resistance transporter, EmrB/QacA~antiSMASH:Cluster_6.5), with product MTLEGENEKAKSAATQECPSTEESNAALGNDDPSTPRTDYPSGLRLTSLIVGLCLAVLLVALDNTIIATAIPRISDDFKSLNDIGWYGSSYLLTTCAFQLFFGKLYTLFDIKWVFIMAMAIFEVGSAICGAAPTSEALIVGRAIAGFGSAGIFQGAFIIIAYSVPLDKRPMCAVAMVTAIFAVRIPKQKNPCKGTSWIFYLNELDPIGTVCFLPGVVCLLLALQWGGTQYSWSSGKVIGPLVLGVVLLAAFFVVQVWKADKATIPPRIFRQRTVVSACIFTLLLNAAYFAIVFYIPIWFQAIKGVSAVKSGIMCLPMILSVVIFSLVAGGGVTVIGHYVPFAYASCILTTIGAGLITTFDTDTGHPKWIGYQFLFGAGVGCGIQLGIIASQVILEEADIAIGTAIITFCQMLGGAISVSAAQSIFGNLLWNKVSQTVGGSSNIITHVGATDLKDAIDPRFYDRVLGAYNNALTETWYVSVALAALSTVGVIGMEWKSVKKSAAAM